In one Natronosalvus amylolyticus genomic region, the following are encoded:
- a CDS encoding ABC transporter ATP-binding protein, protein MSKPLLTVENLRANIRTPDGVLKAVDGMDLTVTRGETVCLVGESGSGKSLTCDSITGLVSSPKIDVSGSVRFDGEALLEADEATLRTIRGNRIAYLFQNSQNALDPVYSIGDQIIEAITFHDDDPEPAPREQAIDLLETVGLSRPRERIDSYPHELSQGMRQRVALAIALAAEPDLLIADEPTSALDVTIQARILELLEGLKRERDLTVLLVTHDLRVVARLADRVVVMYAGQPIERGPVDAVFETPAHPYTQALFDSFTGTAQERREQPAANGCRFASECPHTVDDCRTERPAFEAVGPDESTGHQAACIYYRDDRDRNKVLERATGAITAAESLTEVSDGE, encoded by the coding sequence ATGAGTAAGCCACTGTTGACCGTCGAGAATCTCCGTGCGAACATCCGAACACCTGATGGCGTCCTGAAAGCTGTCGACGGTATGGACCTGACCGTCACCCGCGGCGAAACCGTCTGTCTGGTCGGCGAGAGCGGGAGCGGGAAATCGCTCACCTGCGATTCGATCACGGGTCTCGTCTCGAGTCCGAAAATCGACGTGTCGGGCTCGGTCAGATTCGACGGTGAAGCCCTGCTCGAGGCAGACGAGGCAACGTTGCGAACGATTCGCGGTAACCGAATCGCCTATCTGTTCCAGAACTCCCAGAACGCCCTCGACCCGGTGTATTCGATCGGCGACCAGATCATCGAGGCCATCACGTTTCACGACGACGACCCGGAACCAGCCCCACGAGAACAGGCTATCGACCTGCTCGAGACCGTCGGCCTCTCGAGACCCCGCGAACGCATAGACAGCTATCCACACGAACTCTCCCAGGGAATGCGCCAACGGGTCGCTCTCGCGATAGCGCTCGCGGCCGAGCCGGACCTGCTCATCGCCGACGAGCCCACCTCTGCGCTCGACGTGACGATTCAGGCCAGGATTCTCGAGTTACTCGAGGGGTTGAAACGAGAGCGCGACCTGACGGTGTTACTCGTCACCCACGACCTGCGCGTCGTCGCCAGACTCGCCGACCGCGTCGTCGTCATGTACGCCGGACAGCCGATCGAACGCGGGCCCGTCGACGCTGTCTTCGAGACGCCAGCCCACCCCTACACCCAGGCGCTCTTCGACAGTTTCACCGGGACAGCACAGGAGAGACGCGAGCAGCCTGCAGCCAACGGCTGTCGGTTCGCGTCAGAGTGTCCGCATACGGTCGACGACTGCCGGACCGAACGTCCGGCGTTCGAAGCTGTCGGACCGGACGAATCAACCGGCCACCAGGCAGCCTGCATCTATTACCGAGACGACCGGGACCGAAACAAAGTTCTCGAGCGGGCAACCGGCGCGATTACTGCCGCCGAGTCACTGACGGAGGTGTCAGACGGTGAGTGA
- a CDS encoding ABC transporter ATP-binding protein, translated as MSEEPLLSVTNLEKHYPITEGLLRRQTGTVRAVDGVSFDVTRGEAVGLVGESGCGKSTTALSVLRLEDPTDGDVRFDGEDVLSYDDEELRRFRRRAQLVLQDPDSAFNPRQTVGEAIEEPLRIHGLPDPERRRHVVEDTIEHVGLPADAADGYPHEFSGGERQRLALARALVLNPDLLIADEPVSALDGRTKSGVLELLARVQSRFDVAIVLISHDVDLVRRFCDRVAVMYLGRVVERGAVEDVLTNPAHPYTQSLVEAVPSLDPTAEASSPALRTDELPDATDLPNGCRFHPRCPAVIQPEGIDLPREEWLGVTALRFRLANEWDDETDSRELLQNGAALSRETTDPSFDTALRDAFGLPATLSDSTAESALETAIDALESGSLDAARRQLADGFASPCEEISPAELQLAADDESATDATTRLVACHHYDDDVSSSGNAAPATRFAE; from the coding sequence GTGAGTGAGGAGCCGCTCCTTTCGGTCACGAACCTCGAGAAACACTATCCCATCACCGAGGGCTTACTTCGTCGCCAGACGGGGACAGTTCGCGCCGTCGATGGCGTCAGTTTCGACGTCACCCGCGGGGAAGCGGTCGGTCTCGTCGGCGAATCCGGCTGTGGGAAATCCACGACCGCACTCTCGGTGTTACGACTCGAGGACCCGACCGACGGCGACGTTCGCTTCGACGGCGAGGACGTGCTGAGCTACGACGACGAGGAACTTCGACGGTTTCGCCGACGTGCTCAGCTCGTCTTGCAGGATCCCGACTCCGCGTTCAACCCGCGCCAGACCGTCGGCGAGGCCATCGAGGAGCCGCTTCGGATTCACGGCCTTCCCGACCCCGAGCGACGGCGACACGTCGTCGAGGACACCATCGAACACGTGGGCCTCCCGGCCGACGCCGCCGACGGCTACCCCCACGAGTTCTCCGGTGGTGAGCGCCAGCGGCTGGCGCTGGCCCGCGCGCTCGTGTTGAATCCAGACCTCCTCATCGCCGACGAGCCGGTGAGCGCGCTCGACGGACGAACCAAATCGGGTGTCCTCGAGTTACTGGCCCGCGTTCAATCCCGGTTCGACGTCGCTATTGTCCTCATCAGCCACGATGTCGATCTGGTCCGCCGGTTCTGCGACCGCGTGGCCGTCATGTATCTCGGTCGCGTCGTCGAACGAGGAGCCGTCGAAGACGTCCTCACGAACCCGGCCCATCCATACACACAGTCACTCGTCGAAGCCGTTCCGAGTCTCGACCCGACCGCCGAGGCCTCGAGTCCTGCGTTACGGACCGACGAATTGCCGGACGCCACGGACCTGCCTAATGGCTGTCGGTTCCACCCTCGCTGTCCAGCGGTTATCCAGCCCGAGGGTATCGACCTCCCACGCGAGGAGTGGCTCGGCGTGACAGCCCTCCGATTCCGGCTTGCAAACGAGTGGGACGACGAAACCGACAGTAGAGAGCTACTCCAGAACGGCGCGGCACTGTCCAGAGAGACAACCGACCCATCGTTCGATACGGCACTCCGTGACGCGTTCGGTCTGCCGGCGACGCTGTCCGATTCGACCGCCGAGTCGGCGCTCGAGACAGCTATCGATGCCCTCGAATCGGGATCACTCGATGCCGCACGACGGCAGCTCGCTGACGGATTTGCCAGCCCCTGTGAAGAAATCTCGCCAGCGGAACTCCAGTTGGCAGCCGACGATGAGTCAGCTACCGATGCCACGACGCGGTTGGTCGCCTGTCACCATTACGACGACGACGTCTCGAGTAGCGGTAACGCCGCCCCCGCAACACGTTTCGCCGAGTGA